One Aegilops tauschii subsp. strangulata cultivar AL8/78 chromosome 2, Aet v6.0, whole genome shotgun sequence genomic window, GCAGGTTCTGTGCCACGGACTTGATGTTGCATCCCATGTTCCCTTTGGTGGCCCTTGGCCTCGGTGACAGGTAGCGTCGTGCACACATCCTGCGGGGTAAGAGTAATGTTGAGGAAATCACTATCTGGTAACTGCTCGCTCAACTTGGGAGTAGTGATTAATCGTTGAATCGGCCTATTAACTGGATTAACCGGTCAACCACTAATTAGTGGAATTTTCAACTCAATAGAAGCAAATTTTGTATGGAGGGAAAATCTACATTGCAAATAGGAGGCAAATGGCACCGTTTTCTTTTCTCAATAGACCACAAACATGTATACAACAACAATCATCCATGTGGGCATCAAAAGTCATCAACAAACATGTATACAACACCATTTTTTGCTAAATTCAGCCTGTGTCGCAACTCTAAGAGATGGTGGCCTCCGTTAAGGGCATCTGAATGGGTCGGTTGCCGTAGGTGGTACGTCAAAAAGGTATGTCACGAAGGAGGGGAAGTAGCGGTGCGTAGAGGGAGAAGAGGAAGCGGCGACAcacaggggaggaggggaagtGGCAGCACGCCGCGAGGACTTGGTCAGCCGCCATCTAGGTCGGGAGGGGATGAAAGGAGCAAGAGGGGTGACAGGAGGGCTAAACCCTAGCTATTTAGGAGCGGGAGGGTTTATGGGCCAAATAATTGGGCTTTGTTTGCCCACAAGTTAACATGCCAACAACGATTAATCAGCCTGACAACAGATTAGTCGGTCTAACCGACCATTTAATCGGTCTGGCAAGTTAACGCGATGAATATGTGTTATTCGAGTCGGCCACCCGATGAGTAGCGATTAACTGGCCAGTTAACCGATTAATCGGGTGAATTCTTAAACAGTTGGTTAGACATTGCGGTCCGGCTACCCCTGCTCTTGCTTCGCCGATAGGTGGTGCTCGTGCATTCGGCTATGGCGCCCACCAGGGGAACACGGGTTGTGGGATCGAGACAGCGACAGAGCAACCCGTAGCCAGACAAAGGATGCTCAACCGGATTGACTGGGAGTGGGGCGTGCACGAGGGGTGTGGTGGAGGGGTGAAAAAGCCGTCGGGAGCGGACCGCCGCCGCCATTTAGCTTTTGAACCTGGAGTTGAGCGGTGAGCGGATGGCGACAGGGGAAGGGAGGAAGGCCGGAAGAGGGCATCGGGAGGAGAAAGGCATCATCCACCCTACGCTTGCGTGTTAGCCGCGACGACGTGCGGTTGTGGGCAGATCCGGTGTCTGCACGTGGATCTACTACTCGGGATGACATGACATGCTTGTTGAGTGAGGTGTCACAACTATTGGGCCGTGTGGGTGGGTTTGGAGAGTCTGTGTTGTGCTCCAGTTAAGCCTTCATGAAGAAACAGACCAAGTGTAAATCAAAAGGCACATATTGAAGAGTAATAATATGACCCTGCACTCTAGAGTGCATGAAGGAGGCATCGACATTaatatgcttggtgagctcatgcttcataTGGTGAGGTGCAATCCTGATAGCAAATATACTGTATGGTGTGACAAGAAAGGAGTAATGTAGTGATAGAAACACCAAAATCCTCAAGGTCGTTAATGAACGACACCGGGTTTGGAGAGATGTGTCGTGCTTTGTCTGAGTCTTTGTGAAGAAACGAACCAAGCGTAAATCGAAAGGCACATACTAAAGAGCAATTATCTGATCCTGCACATTGGAGCACACAAAGGACATCAACACCAAAATCCTCATCGTCTGACAAGAAAGGCGTGGGTCTAGTGACAAAAACACCAAAATCCTCAAGCAACCAtcgtaaccaagtcacctctgtTGTCAATAGGGTTATAGCTTGCAACTCAGCCTCTGCACTCAAAAGGGAAAAACACAATCTGTTTCTTTGCCTTCCAGGCAATGAGAAAACCATTAAGAAAAACACAGTAAGTAGAAAGGGATGAGCGAACTTGAGCATAGGATTAAGGGAGAGACGGTGAGAGGTAGTTCCACAAAGATATCGTAGAACAGGGGGGGAGGTGACTCAAGTGGATGAAAGTGGGAATAGAGACAAATTGACTTAGAATGAGAATGTGATATGAAATGTCTGGACGAGTGACATCTAAATAGACAAGACTCCCAACAAGATGACGGTAGCGCGTCAGATACAACAAAGGCTCATTGTCGAAAGCACAAAGGTGGACGTTGAGCTCCATGGGAGTGTCAACAGTGACCTTGTCTCTAAGATCATCACAAACAAGAAGATATTGAATGTACTTCTCTTTGGGAAATAAAGaagccatcagaggtagaagaAACCTCAATTCCAAGGAAGTAGCAAAGAGGACCAATATCAAAACATAAAAACTATTCACTAAGACGAACTTTCAAAAAGGCAATGCACTTAGAGTTGTTGGCAGTGATGGTCATGTCATCGACATATAGAAGCAACGTTCGACCTTGAGCTGAAAGATGGATATAAAGTGTAGATCATGAGCATTTGGCAAAAACTAGTCGCAGTCATTGCTGAAACAAAACACTCAACTCGGACGATACGGGCTAAAGGcatagagagagcgacgaagacgCCAGATCGTGCCATCAGGAAAAAGATATCTAGGTGGTGGCTACATGTAGACCTTCTGATGCAACTCACAATTAAGAAAGacattcttaacatcaagctgagagACAGATCAATGTCGAACAAATATCACAGCGAGAAGTGTGAGAAGAGTTGTCATGTGGGCCATATGAGCAAATGTTTCATCTTAGTCATAGCCATGATCCTGTTGAAAGCCACGGGTCACAAGACGAGCTTTCTTACGCAAGAGAACCATCAGAGTCTAAatcttgtagacccacttacaagaTACAAGTGATGGGATGAGCATAGGGAGGAAGGGAAATGAGACCCCACGTGCCAGTGCGTTCAAGAGCAAcaatctcctctgccatcgcaTGTCGCCGTTCGGGATGAACATGGCGTCACGGTATGTCGTATTGAGAAGAGCAGCGCTAGAATACCCATAGCGATCAATATGCTGAAGCGGGTGAGCGCAGAAGCCATAAGTAGGTTGAGCTAGAGGCAGTGCATTGCTAACAGAAGGAGATATAATAGTCGAGGGAGATGGCTGATCGAAAGATGACACATTAGAAGAATCCACAAGATGTGGATGACTAGTGCAGTAAAGAAGAGGATTGGGGGGAATCACGGGGGAAGTCTTAGGGAATGAACGAGATGGGGAAGCCGCAGGTGACGATACGTGCGTGATAGGACACATCAACACGATTATGGTTGGTGAGTTCATGCTTTTCAGAATAGCGCGCAATATTGATTGCATTTGTACTGTCTGACAAAGGAGTAGGTCTAGTGACAAAAACATCAAAATCCTAAAGCAACCAtcgtaaccaagtcacctctgtTGTCAACAGAGGTATAGCTTGCAACTTAGCCTTTGCACGCAAAGGGAATAGCGCGGTCTGTTTCTTTGTCTTTCGGGCAATGAGAAAACCATCAAGAAAACACAGTAAGTACAATGGGACGAACAAACTTGTGCATAGGAATAAGAGAGAGACGGTGAGGTAGTTCCACAAAGTGGATTAAAGTGGGAGCAGAGACAAACTGACTTAGAATGAGAACGTGATTTGAAATGTCTGGACGAGTGACATCTAAATACAAGACTCCCAACAAGATGACGGTAGCACGTCAGATCAAACAAAGGCTCATTGTCAGAAGCACAAAGGTGGACGTTGAGTTCCATGGCAGTGTCAATTAGCGATCAATAAGCGGAAGCGGGTGGGCGCAGAAGCCATAAGTAGGTTGAGTTGGAGGAGGTGCGTTGTCAACAGAAGGAGACATAGTAGTCGAGGGAGATAGCTCATTGAAAGATGACACATCAGAAGAATCCACAAGATGTGGACGACTAGTGTAGTAAAGAAGAGGATGAGGATGAATCACCGGGGAAGCCTTAGGGGACAAATGAGGTGGGGAAGCCGTAGGTGATGATGACGTGGGGTCTACAATAGTCGTATAGGAAGACACATTGGAATGGATGCACAAGGGCAATATATGAGTGATAGGTGTATTGGCAAAAGCTAGGAAAGAAATATCCTCAATGAGAGAGGCCAAAGGAGAGAATCGACGTGGATAGAAAGGACGAGGCTCATCAAAAGTCACACCCCGAGGAATGCTTAATCCGCCGATCGATATGATCCCAACACTGATAGCCCTTGTGCTCATCAGTAACCTAAGAAGACACATTCAATATACTAAGTAGTCCTTTTGAGGGGCAAGAAGAACGTATTAAACGCAACAAAACAAATGAAGCACTAAGTAGCCACGAGAACGACCAAAAAGACACTTGAGAGGAATATCGCCCTGCAAAGCAAGGAAGGCTGACTGTTGATGAGGTAGGTGGATGTACAAACAACCTCAACCCAAAAGTGAGGTGGAAGACATGCGTTGATCTTCAATGCATAAGCTGcctcaagaaggtgacgatgcttaGCAAACAATTCTGAGCATCAGGACCATGACAAGAGAACTAAGGAAGTGTGCCCTGCTCAGCAAGGAATCCGCGCAACAAATGATTGATAAACTCGCAAGGCAGCTGAAAGTCGTCTTGAACCAACGCAGTGGAGAAGAACCACTTGTCTGTGGTCTCGCCCGCCTCCTCGTTGGCGGAAGCGTTGTCCTTCCACTTGTCAGCGGTGGTGGCCTTCGGAACGCTCCGGCCACGACCTCGACCGCGGTCTCCCTCGACTCGCACCATCAGCGGCTCGCTTGGGTGGAGAAGGAAAGAAAGGGAGGGCTCGAGGAGCAAGAGCTTGCGACAATGGCGGTTtcgacgggggagggagaagcaGTAGCGGAATCTACGAGATGAACAGAGGAAGTGGGGAAATgtctctctcccccctctttgTATCCCACCGGGAAACCCAAGCAACGGCTTTGGTAGGTCGACAAGTGCCCCATTTCCTTTGCGGTTTTCCACTACGCAGGATGTGGGCGTGGAGATCCAGGCATTATCATCATGATACAACGGCCAAAGCGGAACCGACTGGCCATCTCCCTATCTTTACGACAGTGATGACGGGATGTGACAAAGCGAGTGGCAGTGACGCCTAGGTTCCTATGGCTAGCAATAAATGATTTGAAGAAGACTGGACACTGGAGGCCGCGCAGCCATGAAGCTGTGAAGACGCGACCCCGGAGGCCGTGCAACCGTGAAGCCGCAACATTGCAAAGACGCAGACCGTGAAGCCATGAAGGTGAAAGATGTAAAACTGCTAGATCGCGGCACCACAAAATCAGGAGCTACGAAGCCATAGAGATGCGTCGCAGGAGGCCGCGTGATACGTAGATTTTGAGGTCGGGCTACCGGGAGATAGACTGTCTCCATCACTAAGAAAGAGCCTGCCTGGATTTTGTTCTCAAGGCAGCAAGACTCCACAACTCCAGACAAGCTCGGGCGCTACCGACGGTACAATATACCGAGGGTGGCCCGTCCGCCGGGAAGCTCGAGACTTGGCTGGCTTCAGGGCCCAAGAGGCCTAGCGGCAGCCTTACCCAGCGATCGGTCCAGGGGTCCAGGCTTGCAGATAAAATTTATCCTTGGCGTGCAAGCCAAGAAGCTCTCACAGTGAGGTCGGTTAGGATCCCTAGCAACCCTAGCTCTCATCCCCTTTATAAGGCGAGGCTAGGGGTTGTTCGAGGCATCTGTTCCATTGCCCAGACCTCGGTAGCATTCATTATCCTCCACTTGTAACTCCCTCGCACGAGGTGCTCCCACATCAATCCAaaacaaagcaggagtagggtattacctcgatcatgtggccccaaacctgggtaaaaaccgCGTGTGAACTCCCTTTACTTCCGACTACGGTCTCCACCCTAACGGGGGCACTGACGGTTTTCTGCACCATCACTGGTACTCTGGTAGTGAGTTGGAATCTGTTTAAATCGTTTGGTTAGAAATCTATCTCTCGAGGTTCGGTCCATTATATATTTATATGTACCCTTGATCCCCGTGTTGGTCTTCTGCGCCTGTCGGTTGCACGATATATttaggaagttagagttatggatACAAACCTTGGAatgcttagtagaactaaaaccgagtacataATGTGCGGTTttagtactactaggtgtgaggaggaggaggttagccttgatgggcaGGTGGTGCCTCAGAAGGACTTTCGATATTTGAGGTCAATgctgcaggaggatgggggtattgatgaagatgtgaaccatcgaatcaaagccggatggatgaagtggcgccaagcttttggcattctctgtgacaagagagtgccacaaaagctaaaaggcaagttctacaagACGGCGGTTCGAcacgcaatgttgtatggcgttgagtgttggccgactaaaaggcgacatgttcaacagttaggtgtgagggaaatgcgtatgttgagatggatgtgtggccacatgAGGAAGGATctagtccggaatgatgatatatgagatagagttggggtagcacctattgaagagaagcttgtccaacatcgtctgagatggtttgggcgtattcagcgcaggcctctagaagctccagtgcatagcggtcGGTTAAAGCGTGCGCAGAATGTCAAAAGAggtcggggtagaccgaatttgacatgggaggagtccgttaagagagacctgaaggattggagtatcaccaaagaactagctatggacaggggtgcgtggaagcttgctatccatgtgccagagccatgagttggttgcgaaaTCTTGTGGGTTTCAcatctagcctaccccaacttgtttgggactaaaggctttgttgttgttgttgttggtctCGTGGGCAAACCTTTGCTCCGTAACTGAGTCAGGTCAGTGCCTTTTCGATGGTTTGTTCGATTCATTTGTGTTGGCCTCCATGCGTTGGTTGCAAGACTGAATCTGGTATGTGGAGATCATGTCGAAGGGGGTTTGAGGAAGGTCTGATTTGAAGGGCCATCGCCCTGTGGTCTTCTGTTCATGAGTTCCATCATTCATCATTTAATAGGAGGTGGATTCAGTGTCCTGATTGATTCTTATTGTAGCAGTTGATCTTGCTTTTGGTATGTGTGTATGTTCTCCTTTACTTGCAGCAGAAGCAGGAGGGTAGTAGTTCTGCAGAGATGAATCAAAGGCTGGCGAGGTTTGGTTTCTGTTCATGGCTGATTTGATTCGTTACGGTCAACTGTTATTTTCATTTGGTCAGATCTTCTCGAATGTGGTGTTGAACTACTCATCAACCTAGAACTTCGTGATTGTTTGGATGATATAATCCCCTCTCGATTCAGCTTCTTCATTTGCACAGTACAATTTAGTCCATCTTGCCATCAATCTGAGTCATATATATCTTGTGTTTATTCGGCTTAACTGGTCATAACTGCAAAATGCATATGCGTGAGAATATTTTCCAAAATTCCAAGTATGTGATGATACATAATGAAATCCGTGGTACTTTTTTAATCAAACCTTCATTAACCAAAACAAGTTAAGGTACATTTCTTCGAGAAAAGGAGCATCAAGGCTCCCAACTTCATTTTCATGAAACTAATAAAGTTAAGGTACATGGACCGCGAAATATCTATATATCAACTATGTGATATTCATATGATCAAACATGCTATCCTAATATGTTTGATCATTGGTCATTTATTTTTCAGGGAAAACACATAACGTGGAATCAGACATTATTTCTCTCAAAGCATTGATACACTTTTGCTCTGAGCTGTTGCAAGAATTAACTGCTCTGAGCGATCTTCTGCTCCTTGAGGTACCCTGCAAATTTCTCAGCAGTTGCAGCCAGAGGTCCGGTGCTGACCATAGCTTCAAGCCCGGGGTGAGTTTCATAATTTATCTCATACACAATTGTCGATCTTATCACTGAAGAACTGGGTCCTTTGGCGATGATCTCGAACCTGACCATGTAATAGAGGAACCCAAGCTTCAGGATGTCTCCGTCGATCGTCTGCGCTTCCTTGATGTAGTTCTCATTGTCAACCTTGATGAGTTTCTCCCTGTATGTCTCCAGGCCAGGGATCCCTAGCAAAAGCAGCAAACCGTTACTCGGTCAGTATACACATGGACGACTTCAGGATTGAAGGGTATGGTTTCTGGATATCTCACCTGGAGCAAATGTGAGCTCCAAGATGGTGCCGACGTCGCCATCGCCGCTCACGAGCTGTATCTTGGCGAGCACCTGCGGGAGAAGCTCGGGCAGCAGCTCTGCCGCACGGAGCGTGCCGTAGAGCCCCCATAGGTCGGCGGCGGGCACATCGGCCTCGAACTCGTGAACCTTGTTCTTCCTCATCGCCATGGACTTAATGGACTGTGAGAAGGGAGGTGTCTGTCAACCAACAAGAACAAGCTGAAGCAGTTCAGTGTGTGTGACTGTGCGTACAACTGATTAACTGTCAAACAACTGTGTGGTTTGCAGAAGTTTACTATATTATGCATTTTGGCCTGCCAGGACCAGTGGACAAAGCGATTCTCTTCCTGTAAGCCCCTTTTTTATTCTTTCTTATTTTGGAGAACTGATTCCCATGTAAGCACTTGGTTCTTGCTAACATGTCTGATCGCGTCCGTCTCCGTCGTTTGCCGATTTGTTTACTGCTGCTTTGTTATCACGGAAACCAATCATTTGTGCGTCACTGTGATCCTCATGTGCTGGCCGGCTGCCGTTTAGGCGACTTTGTTATAGCCTGTCTAAGCCAATTCTGGCGCCATCATTTGCTCGTCATGTCAGCTCCTAATCTTACTAAATGCAGCACGGTACGATGCTATGCTGTGCAGGCTGGACTTGCGATACGACAATGCCAAAAATATTAGGTTGATTCGCCGCGGCGATCTGGGTTGTTCTTTTTCATTGATTCTTGAGAGATTTGAACCGAGGGCAAGGCCATATAGTGTTTTGGGGCCTGCCTTAATTGGTCCATCACGAATGCCTAGCGCCGAAAGCAAATTCCCTTGCCTACTCTAGTTCTGTTCCCGAAAACATATACTAGTAGCATGGTCCATGGTCACAAAATTGAGCATCTCCTAGAGGCCAGCAGTGTCCTCCATTCACGCTAGCGCTCCGTTCACCGCTGGTGGCATGCCCTTGATGGTGGCGACGGCCGGTGAGGAAGATGGAGCCAGCGGCCGGCGATCACCGACATGGGATTTGTTGCTGCACGTTATGGTTATGTATTTATTTTTACTTTTGGGGGAAGGGATTTAACCCTGGTTTCTTTACAAAATCATAGATGTTTGTATAGAATATGTAAAATGAAAACAATTTTGAAACCATCTGTTTCAACAGTGGGACAATATATATCCGGTCTCCCAGGTATACGAAGATCTCCTTTTGGGGAGATCAAAGTTTCATTTCACCTACAATTAATGCATGAACAATGTTTAAAATTACATGTATATTTTGTTCAAAAGTCACGAGCAATTTTGAAAACTACAAAAACATTTTTTGCACAAGTACATGAACAGTTTTTTCAACTCAAAAGGAGTACATGATTTTTTCAAGTGTATGTCAATGTTTTTAAATTATATGCATTCTAAAAGAATACtcacatttttttgaattttatgaACATTTTTGAGAATACACTAATCTTTTCCGAAAGTACATAAATATGTTATTTCAGTATGGAAGACTGTATTTTATAGTAAAAGAATATATTTAATTATTTCCATGATTTAAACATATTGTAGTTTATAATTTCTTTTTATCAAAATTCTGAAATAAAATACCTATTTTCTAACGGGCCGCACCAATTGTGGCCCATTAAACTGGGCTATCGGTGATGGGGCGTTCATTCCCGCACAAAGCAGTATACAGCGGGGTTTGCGGGCTGGCTTCTCCGTGGCCCGCTAACGCAACGTTCACGTGGCTGTTTCCTGAACGTTCCGGCGAAATCATTAATTGAGGAGTACTCCTCTCAAAAATCACTCCCGCCTTTCCAGGCTGTGACAAAATGGCGCACTGCATGTATGCCACTTGTCGCAACATGGTAGTtttccttttttcgtagatccgtttattcaaaacgttttatctcttaaaccgtgcatccaaatctcgaaccgttttcataGTTGGAtttctcgcgtcgagatcttgaaaactagatcccatattgataggttttgacgaacatCTTTTTCACggaaaaccggacgaaaaaaccgaaccgggagcatggtttttttccctttccgaaggAAGAATGACCGTGCCTCTTGCGAATCAtaaccgtgcctctcacggaaggaaaaaatacaaaaaaaatgtgtttttttcgtttccgagaaggcacagccgtgcctctcacgaaagcacaaccatgcctctcgcaagaacaaaaccgtgcctctcgcgaaagaaaaaaaaaatagaaaacgcgttttttcgtttccgagaggcacggtcatgcctctcgcgaaagcaaaaccgtgactctcgcggaagcaaaaccgtgcctttagcgaaacaaaaaaaaatagaaaacacattttttttccGTTTCCGGAAGTCATGGTCGTGCCTCTTGCGAAAGAAAAaacgtgcctctcgcggaagcaaaaccgtgcttCTGGTGAatgaaaaaaaacagaaaacacatgTTTTTCCTTTTCGAGAGAggtcgtgcctctcgcgaaagcaaaaacgtgcctcttgcggaagcaaaACGTGCCTCTGGCGGAtgaaaaaaacgtgttttttcaCGCAAAATTTTTATTTTGGTCCAAAAGTTAAGGAAGACCTGTGGAAGCCGAAACGTCGAAAAGAAAAACAGTTTAAAAAGCtgaaaaaacatgcagaaaaataaaaaaatccgAAAGGACCGTCCAGAGTGCAACACGTGGCAGGGTAGCTGAGAGCGCGCCAAATAACGCTGATCGTTGTGAGGCTgacgaaggagcgctcgttaactagttgctcccatGTTTCGGGGATATGAACGTTGCTGTCTCCTGAACCAAATCGTGGCTGTTTCGTGACTGTTTCCTGAACCAAAACGCTCATGTTTCTGCCACTTAACGTGCAACTTCGGCAGAGAAGAAGGAATCAGCAATTTTTAGtacaatatttttttataaataaATAGTTTAGATTGCTTACCACATGTGTCACATGGTTTTTAGTACAATAAATTGTAGTAGAAAAAAGTGACTGATTGTACCAATTGTTTGCTGACTGTTGCAGGTGTTGCCTTGTTCTGAATTTGTACAAAAATGACTTATTTTGATTTTCAACAAGATATTTTGTAGTATACTGAAGAGAAATTTGAATCAGCAACAAAATTGTTCAGTGTATATATATAAAAGTTGCCCACAGGTATGGTAACAATATTCAGAGACAAAAAGTATCCGGAAAAACATTGTTTTGCCAAAACTAGCAGCAAAAATAGAGTACATGTTGTAAAAATAACTAATTTCATGAGTGGGCGGATATTTGTTGGCTCTGTTTGCATTTGAAATTCTAATCCACTTGGAAATCTGTTCATCCATCTCTCTCTGAACCTGTAAAAGTATATTTTATGCAAATGTGGTAAAAAAACATAATCAAGGGCAAAGAAAACATTGTGGCAAAACTAGATTTCTTGTAATATCAGCGAAAGTAGGTTAATGTACCACTACAGTTGTTGAAATTCCAAGGCACAAAATCTCCTTCTTGAGATTACCTTGAATGTGCGGAATCCCTGATGAAtatgaagaaaataaataaatttagGCCCCGAAATAATAACAGATAGGAAAAATAGTTAATAAATCCAGAAGAAGATTTATGGGTACAGGGTAAAAAAACTTGGGCTAAGAGGAACTAAATATACGTcattgaacatttttgtaaatatATGTTGAATAGTATATAAATATACATTGAACATTTCTGTGATATACGCTGAACAATATTAAAATATGCATTGAACATTTTTGCGATATATggtgaacaatatttgaatacgCATTGAAGATTTTTGTGATGTACACAGAACAATATTTAAAATACACATTGAAATTTTTATGATATACGATGAACAATTTTCAAATACACACTAAAGATTTTGTGTCATATGGTAAACAATTTTTAAATTCAcaatgaacattttctaaaaatacATTGGACATTTTTTTGACATCAATAGAATGGAAATTTCCTTAAATATGTGGTAAATATTTTCATAAATGTGCGATGAACATTTTGTAAATAACCAGGGTGAGCTCTTGTATAATAcgcaaaaaagagaaaaaaacagaaaacaaaaacaaaagaaaaatccAAATGAATAAAACACTCTGAAAAAATAGAAAGGAAAACCTGAAACAAAAACAAGAAGAAACCAGTGGAGAAACCTGAAAGAGGAcagaaaatacaaaaataaaaaggaaaaactaAATAAAAGCCAGGAAGAATAAGCCGAACTGAAAATTGAACGAAAAAGGATCGAGCGACCCGTATCGCACGGGAAGCCAGTGAACCAGAAGGAGGTCGGCCCAATTTGGATCGCCCGTGGGCGTCGCCTGCACGTACTAGGCCGGCCCAGTAATCAAGGGGTCTCATCATGCGGTTGTCTTAGTTGTTTTTTCTCATTTATTCATATTTCTAAGAATAATATTAAATAAATATATTATAAAAAATAAATTACTCAATATTTTTTATAGTGTTCATCGCAAATTTAAAAAAAGTTTCACTCACCTTTAAAATAATATTTGTACCATTAATAAAATGAATGTGACATTATAATACTGTTCACGTGTTTAAAAAAATGGACATGAACTTTTATTAGAAAGTGTTGCAAAAACATGTAcgagtaattcaaaaaaaatctttTAAGTGTATACAAAAGATGTACAATGTGTATAAAGAAGTACTCCAGAATCAAAACATATATCTTATAACTTATTATTTTTTATTTAAATATTTTGAAACATCTATCGAAAAATGTTATGAAAAAtttacaatgtgtatgaaaaaaataGACATCAATACGTATATTTTAAAAATTGTTAGCcatttatttgaaaattattaaacatgtataaaaatgTTCCTGTTGTATACGAGAAATGTATAGTATGTACGAAAAAGGTAGACAATGGAAAACATTCAATAAAAAAGGAAATGAGGAAAACCAAGAAACAAACACGGAAAAATGTAGAAAAGAGAGAACGAAACAAGGAAAATTGAAGGAAACCAAGATAGGGACAAAGAAAATGAAacaataaagaaaataaaaatatagaCAAAAAACCAAAGGAAACCCAAGTAAAAGAATGAAAAAAtgaaaataagaagaaaaaagcCCGAGGGAAACCATAAAATAACCCTACAGACAGTGGAAACATAAAAAATCGTCCTATAGTAAAGGGCTGGACCAGTAGAGCGGCTATCGAAGGCGAAACGGAACTCCCACGTCGAAAATGACGATATATAGCTCTGGCCGTATACATCAGCCTGCTAcatgtgagctgcgttgggatttttcccgaagaggagagg contains:
- the LOC123497148 gene encoding norbelladine synthase-like, with product MAMRKNKVHEFEADVPAADLWGLYGTLRAAELLPELLPQVLAKIQLVSGDGDVGTILELTFAPGIPGLETYREKLIKVDNENYIKEAQTIDGDILKLGFLYYMVRFEIIAKGPSSSVIRSTIVYEINYETHPGLEAMVSTGPLAATAEKFAGYLKEQKIAQSS